The Leadbettera azotonutricia ZAS-9 genome has a window encoding:
- the cobA gene encoding uroporphyrinogen-III C-methyltransferase codes for MNGKVRIVGAGPGDPTFLTLRAKEALDTADVVVHDRLVSEDLLLGIKAEAKLIDVGKEQGNHPIPQEEINHILIEEARQGKQVVRLKGGDPYIFGRGGEEALALTAAGIAWEIIPGLSSALAIPALAGIPLTHRGISSSLHIITWHDKDGLSPSSEKLEALAKAGGSLAILMGASHLAEIGRALMKEGFAPHIPAAIIESGAMPRQKTTKLTLEELAIFAQKPGAALTPPVLVVVGEACSLSDRLSHTPGTNAGAVIGHLPLGGLRILVTRPEPKNAELCARIRELGGTPIPFPCIKIIPSRTLNSETIKRAISYQWIVFTSATGVEIFFGACRNEAIDFRAFSACRFAVIGKATAEALARQGFIPDYMPDAYNSRSLGEGLAEKAKPGEKVLLARSGQGASELPAILNEHGVGFGEFPLYDAIPAEGNRYAKKIIQQGRFDLAIFSSPSIVDSFAASFPSLDFARLKALCIGEPTACRAREFGMNPLIAREASSEALLELAGGIILPQGG; via the coding sequence ATGAACGGCAAAGTCCGGATCGTTGGCGCAGGCCCCGGCGATCCCACGTTTTTGACTCTCCGGGCAAAAGAAGCGCTCGACACAGCCGATGTGGTTGTGCACGACCGCCTGGTTTCCGAGGATCTGCTTCTTGGCATAAAAGCTGAAGCAAAACTCATAGATGTAGGCAAAGAACAGGGAAACCACCCCATACCCCAGGAAGAAATCAACCATATATTGATAGAAGAAGCCCGTCAGGGCAAACAGGTTGTCCGCCTCAAAGGCGGCGATCCCTATATTTTCGGGCGGGGCGGAGAAGAAGCCCTGGCTCTCACGGCAGCAGGCATAGCATGGGAAATTATCCCAGGCTTAAGTTCAGCCCTGGCTATCCCGGCTCTTGCCGGCATACCCCTCACCCACCGGGGCATTAGCTCAAGCCTCCATATCATCACCTGGCACGACAAGGATGGCCTTTCGCCATCATCCGAAAAACTTGAAGCTCTGGCAAAGGCCGGCGGCTCTCTGGCTATTCTCATGGGGGCTTCCCACCTTGCAGAAATCGGACGAGCGCTTATGAAGGAAGGTTTCGCCCCCCATATTCCTGCGGCAATAATAGAAAGCGGCGCTATGCCGCGCCAAAAAACAACAAAGCTCACCCTGGAAGAACTCGCAATCTTTGCGCAAAAGCCGGGCGCGGCCTTAACCCCTCCGGTTCTGGTAGTTGTGGGCGAAGCTTGTTCCTTAAGCGATCGACTTTCTCATACCCCCGGAACAAACGCTGGAGCAGTCATCGGCCACCTTCCCCTCGGGGGCCTCCGCATCCTGGTAACCAGGCCCGAACCAAAAAATGCCGAACTCTGCGCCCGCATCAGGGAACTGGGCGGAACCCCCATACCCTTCCCCTGCATTAAGATAATCCCCTCCCGGACTTTGAACAGCGAAACTATCAAACGTGCAATATCATACCAATGGATTGTATTCACCAGCGCAACAGGAGTGGAAATATTCTTCGGCGCCTGCCGGAACGAAGCCATAGACTTCAGAGCCTTCAGCGCCTGCCGTTTCGCCGTAATAGGAAAAGCCACCGCAGAAGCCCTTGCAAGGCAGGGCTTCATTCCCGACTACATGCCCGATGCGTATAACAGCCGGAGCCTGGGCGAAGGGCTCGCGGAAAAAGCAAAACCCGGCGAAAAAGTCCTCCTGGCCCGATCCGGCCAGGGCGCCTCTGAATTGCCGGCAATACTGAATGAGCATGGAGTGGGGTTCGGGGAATTCCCCCTTTACGATGCAATCCCGGCCGAGGGCAACAGGTACGCGAAAAAAATCATCCAACAAGGCCGCTTCGACCTCGCGATCTTTTCAAGCCCATCCATTGTTGATTCTTTTGCCGCATCATTCCCCAGCCTGGACTTTGCCAGGCTCAAAGCCCTTTGCATCGGAGAGCCAACTGCCTGCCGTGCCCGCGAATTCGGCATGAACCCCCTCATCGCCCGCGAAGCCTCGTCTGAAGCGCTGCTTGAGCTTGCCGGAGGAATCATTCTGCCTCAAGGGGGATAA